The genomic stretch TGTTACAacttctctctacttttttttccaTTCTCTCTTACTGATAATATGGACCACACAtttcactaacactacttttctcttacttttttcccttccctcttattttaccaattccacattaaaactaGTGTCGTTCATAATGTATCCTATTTTTTGTGGAAAGGGGGAGTAtaactataaaaataaataaaacgaaTTATCCAAATTATATTATCCTTGACCGCATTAGTATAATAAACCgtgattaataaaaaataaacagtACTCTAGTCTCATTGATATAAAACAGTAAAAATTTTAGCCATGTTTCGAGCGGCAAACAAtttaaactaaattaaaaaaaattacacattcACTAAGATCCTACTATCtatcatttatttataaatgcaatatataatatcacaaaaatTAATGATAGATTATCTTATATTCTTTGCAGTTGCCTTGATGAACGACATTTTTTCCATATCAAGATAAAAGTATTTAAAAGCCTTAATATAggattaaaaattattttaatttttccaaCCGCCAACTTATGTGTGGCATGCATGGTATTATAACATATATGCAAGTATTGAAGCTTGAAAATCGGAAATTTGGCTAAAAAAGGGGTGCGCTTTTAAAAGAGAAAATGGTTGGCTACAATATCTATGGTTATAATGTGGGGTGAAGTTGGGCTATATATAGTGTCTTAGTTTTAGTGATTTTTCATTGAATGTTAATCAAAATGGCAGGAAGAGGATCGCTTGTGGTTGTGCTTGTGATTTTGGTGGTGGGAAGTGTGGAGGCTAGGAAGCTCGGGCAAACCGTTGAATTCCAGCCTGATATTTCTCAAACAAACGGTGATGAAATTGGTGGTGGCGAGAAGGGAGGGAAAGTGAAAGATAGCGAAGAGGTTGGCGTAGATAGTGATAGTGGAGCTGGCATTGGGGCCGGTACAGGATTAGGGAGCGGCGTCAGAGGAAATAAAAATGCTGGTGTGAAAAAGGGAGGCGAAGCTGGAGCTGGCGTGGGTGGTGGTGTTGGGGCTGGTATTGGTGCTGGTGCTGGTGctggtgttggtgttggtgcTGGTGTTGGTGCTGGTGCTGGTGCCGGTGCTGGAGCCGGAGCCAGAGCCAGAGCCAAAGCTGGAGTGGGTGGTGGTGTTGGGGCTGGAGCGGGTGTTGGTGAGGGATTAGGCAATGGGAACCGCAGAAGTAAAGATGGAAGTGGGGGAAAACGAGGTGGCCTTAGGACTGTCGGAGTTCATGATCTTGGGAGTGGAATGGGTGGTGGATCAGGCAGCGAACGTAAGGGAAAAGGTAGAGGTGGTCCTGCAGTATTCGACAGCAAAATCAGTGACATTGGGGATGGTGGTGGAGCTGGGGATGGTGGTGGAGCTGGAGCTGGAGCTGGAGCTGGAGCTGGGGCTGGAATCGGGGGTGGCATACGTGGTGGAATCAGTGGAGGTGCAGGTGCAGGTGCAGGTGGTGGAGCTGGGGCTGGTGGTGGAGCCGGAGCTGGTGGTGGAGCTGGAGGTAATGGTGTAGCTGGAGCTGGAGCCGGCGGTGGAGCTGGAGCTGGAGCCGGAATTGGGGGAGGCATAAGTGGTGGTATCAAGGGTGGAtttggtggaggtggaaatgTAGGTGGTGGAGCTGGTGCTGGTGGTGGAGCTGGGGCTAAAGGTGGAGCTAGGGCTGGTGGAGGAGTTGGAGGCGGCGTAACTGGTGGTATTGGGGGTGGAATCACCGGCGGTGCTGGTGCTGGTGCTGGTGCTGGTGGCGGTGCTGGTGCTGGTGCTGGTGCTGGTGCTGGTGCTGGTGGAAATGCAGGTGCAGGTGGAAATGGAGGAGGTGGGGCAGGGGTTGGAGCTGGAGGTGGGGCTGGGGCCCGGGCTGGTGGCGGCTGGACTGGTGGTATTGGGGGTGGAATCAGCGGTGGTGTTAGTGGACGTGCCGGTGCTGGTGCTGGTGGTGATGCTGGTGCCGGTGCTGGTGCTGGTGGTCGTTGATTCAACTGAACAAACCACTGCTCTAAATAGTTTCACATATTTTTCCCTTTAGTTATGTATTTCCCTATGTAGTCATTCtgtagtaactttttttttgttgagaTAATGCATTTACTTGCAACCTCGACTTGGAACAAAAATTTCAGTTCTATTTCTGATGTAATGTTGTACCAGTGGTAGTAATAAAATGTTCTTGTCAAATCCTGAGACTTACCTATCTATCTATACAATCATACAATTATAAACATGTTACTatgaaactatatatatatatatatatatatatatatatatatataggacaTCTAATcagaaaatacatttaaaaCAATCATCACAATACTCTTAACATTACCCGTTTTTCGTGCTCCACGGATCTGCATATCTGTCTCACATGCTGAATGCTCGATTTCCACAGCCAAATTCGACACCTGGAAAACAGAAACGCATTCTGAGGGGAGCCAATCAAGAGTTGGAAAACGAATTCATGGAAGAAACTTACTACTGCAAGAATCACAGTCCCATCTGCTTCATCCACAATGACCACTTCACAGCCTCCAGAAACATATCGTTCTTTTTCAGTGCGGTTATAAGGTTTGTATACGTTATCCTGTCAGGTTCTATTCCGTTTCCTCTCATCTCCTTAACCAAACCAACGGCCTCCTCAACCATCCCAGCAACGCCATATGCTTTTATTAATGTGTTATAGCTGCACAAATCAGGGCCAATCCCACGTTCTTTGAGTTCCATTAGCACAGCTGCGACCTCATCAATCCATCCTCGCTCTCCATATATGTTGATCAAGATGTTGTATGTGTAGAGGTCAGCACAACCTATGGACGCCTTCATCCTCTGCAAAACATCTCTAAACTTGTCCATTTCTCCTTCTTTCCCATAGACGTCCAACATGCAGTTGTAGGCTTCAAGAGAAACTGAAAAGCCATCAAAGTGCATTCTCTTCACAGCAGCTGACATATTGCTTAAGTATTTATTTTTCCCATAAGCAGCTATGATCGTGTTGTAAGATATAACATCAACTAACCCTCGCCTCTTAGCTATCCAAAATACCTTTCTTGCCTTCTCAAACAGCTTGGATTTCCCATAAGCATTCAACATTACATTGAAGGTAACAGTGTTTGGTGAAAATCCTTTCTGTAGCATTTCATCGAATAGCCTTGACAGTTCGTCAACCGGCAATGCGCGTGCACAGCAGTTTATCACACAGTTGTACATTTCCTCATCCCAACTTTCGTCGTTTTTCAGCACTTTATAGTACAGATCTGCCAATTTGCCAGCCTTGCCACAAAGCTGATAAATGCGAAGTATGTCACGAAGAAGATAAACATCAGGCACAATATTCTCCTCTTCAGCCATCAAGTCAACAACCACGCAGGCCTCTTCCAGATTCCCCGATTTGACATACATTCTTATAACAATGCTGAAGGCTACCATGTCCAGTTTGACATCTGAACTTTTCAACTCGATATAAAGTCCTTCAGCTTCTGAAAACATGCTCATTTTGCTGTAAATATCTATCATTGTACTGGAGATATTCAAGTTTGGCTTGGCAGATTTTGGCATGCGGGTAAATATCTTGATGGTGCTCTCCAGGCGTCCCAAATCTTTGCACGAACATATTAAGAGATGGTACAAATTGTCCTCAAATATGGGATCGTCCCACTGCTTCTC from Salvia splendens isolate huo1 chromosome 4, SspV2, whole genome shotgun sequence encodes the following:
- the LOC121800938 gene encoding glycine-rich cell wall structural protein-like, which produces MAGRGSLVVVLVILVVGSVEARKLGQTVEFQPDISQTNGDEIGGGEKGGKVKDSEEVGVDSDSGAGIGAGTGLGSGVRGNKNAGVKKGGEAGAGVGGGVGAGIGAGAGAGVGVGAGVGAGAGAGAGAGARARAKAGVGGGVGAGAGVGEGLGNGNRRSKDGSGGKRGGLRTVGVHDLGSGMGGGSGSERKGKGRGGPAVFDSKISDIGDGGGAGDGGGAGAGAGAGAGAGIGGGIRGGISGGAGAGAGGGAGAGGGAGAGGGAGGNGVAGAGAGGGAGAGAGIGGGISGGIKGGFGGGGNVGGGAGAGGGAGAKGGARAGGGVGGGVTGGIGGGITGGAGAGAGAGGGAGAGAGAGAGAGGNAGAGGNGGGGAGVGAGGGAGARAGGGWTGGIGGGISGGVSGRAGAGAGGDAGAGAGAGGR